The stretch of DNA CCCTCAGACGGGCGAGCTGCACTCGCACGTTCTCCAGATGATGGAAGAGGGGCGTCGATCGCTCGGTGATCGCATCAAGCCTGAGATGCATCAGGCGGTCATCGAGATCGGCACCGATATCTGCGCCAACGTCAAGGCGGCGCGGGAAGACCTGCTCAACGCGCGCAAGACGGTTCACACCGTCGCGCGCAACGCAGGGCTTGCGATGGTGGCGGCTGCGACCCACCCCTTCTCCGACTGGCGCATGCAAGACATCACCGAGGCCGAGCGCTACCGTGTGATCGTCGAAGACCTTCAAGACATCGCGCGCGGCAACCTCATCTTCGGCCTGCACGTGCACGTGGGCATCACCGACCGCGACCTCGCCATCGACATCATGAACGCGGCGCGCTACTTCCTGCCGCACATGCTTGCCCTGTCGACCAACTCCCCGTTCTGGCTGGGTCGCAAGACGGGCTTCAAGTCGACGCGCACCACCATCTTCAAGCGCTTCCCACGCACCGGCATCCCGGACTACTTCGGGTCGTACGGCGAGTTCCAGTCGTACATCAACCTCCTGGTGCAGACCAAGTGCATCGACAACGGCCGCAAGATCTGGTGGGACGTGCGGCCCCATCCGAACTTCGACACCCTCGAGTTCCGCATCTGCGACATCCCGACCCGCGTTGACGATACAATCGCCCTTGCGGCCCTCTGTCAGGCCGTCGTCGCCAAGCTGTGCCGCCTGCAGGAGCGCAACCTTGGCTTCCGGCTCTATCGCCGAGCCCTTCTCGAAGAGAACAAGTGGCGCGCGGCGCGCTACGGCATCGACGGCAAGCTCATCGATTTCGGCAAGAAGGAAGAGACCACGGTGCACCACCTGGTCGAGGAGATCCTCGAGTTCGTTGACGAGGTGGTCGACGAGCTCGGCAGCCGCAAGGAGATCGAGCATCTGCGCCAGATCTGCCAGCGCGGCACCGGTGCTGACGAGCAGCTGAAGGTTTTCGAGGAGACCAACGATCTGCGCAAGGTGGTCGACTTCCTCATCGAGACCACGCTCGACGGAGTGGTCTGATCGGCGTGCCGAACCAGAACCCCATTCCCAAGCTCGTCCCCAAGCTGGTGAACCTGCTCTTCACCCTCGCCCTCGCCTACGGCTGCTGGTACGGGTGGCAGCTCTACAAG from Pseudomonadota bacterium encodes:
- a CDS encoding carboxylate-amine ligase gives rise to the protein PQTGELHSHVLQMMEEGRRSLGDRIKPEMHQAVIEIGTDICANVKAAREDLLNARKTVHTVARNAGLAMVAAATHPFSDWRMQDITEAERYRVIVEDLQDIARGNLIFGLHVHVGITDRDLAIDIMNAARYFLPHMLALSTNSPFWLGRKTGFKSTRTTIFKRFPRTGIPDYFGSYGEFQSYINLLVQTKCIDNGRKIWWDVRPHPNFDTLEFRICDIPTRVDDTIALAALCQAVVAKLCRLQERNLGFRLYRRALLEENKWRAARYGIDGKLIDFGKKEETTVHHLVEEILEFVDEVVDELGSRKEIEHLRQICQRGTGADEQLKVFEETNDLRKVVDFLIETTLDGVV